CGAGGAACTCGAAAGGCTTGGACCTGACGTGGACCATGTCGCTTACCCCCCATGTCTGAAGGGATCTACCAAAAAGGTGAAACCTAGGTGCCGATGATGGATTATCTCGTCCGGTGACGAAGCTGACCCTTGGGCAGGCCGTCTTCAAATACTACTTCTTGTGGCAGTATGCCCAAATGTCCTGGAAGGAGATGAACTTGTGGATGCGTCTTCCACGTCACCCAAACATCGTTCCGTTTGACCGAGTTGTCGTTGACGAGATGAAGGGTCGCGTGGTCGGATTCACTAGCAGCTACGTGCCTGGCGGCAATCTAGAGGAGAACAAGTCGCGAGTTTTCAGACTGAAGTGGCTACGGCAGCTTATAGATGTCGTAGACGATCTGAACCTCGAATACGGCATCGCACACCAGGACATCGCCCCACGAAATCTACTGGTTGACGAGTCGACAGACTCTGTAATGCTCTTTGACTTCAACTTTGCGGCCCGCATCAACCATCCTTCCTCACCTGGGGAGGGTGAGAGTTACCTCGAGGACCGGAACGATATCAAGGGCGTCATTTTTACTGCCTACGAGATCATTACACAAGACAATAGCCTCCGGAGTATGCCTCACGAAGATCAGAACCTCGACAGCCTCGGAGGAGAGTGGGTGAAGCATTCGGAGGTGAAGCTAGACCATCCAGTTGCAGCATATAAGCTTATGATGCAAGAATGGCAGGAGCGAAGGGCCGCAGACCTCCGTCCTGTCAATCCCCGCGACTTTCCAAGGGCCATCGACTGGCCGTCCAGGGCCAAGCCACCGCAGGAGACCATTTCTCTGAAAAATACACAAGGGCAGTTGTCCCAAATCACATTCGAAAAGTGGTACGAGAGGAGGCAAGATGTGTTGGACAGGGGTGATAAGGTCCTAAACTGGGAACGGTTGCCGCAGAGACTTTTAGACAGTGGCATTCGGGTACTTTCTAGCGGTGAAGTAATCAACTGTTAGAAGTCGTAAACCCTATCGTGTTGTGGGTAGCATGCTGGCCTGCAGGCAGGCCAGTCGACTTGCTCATCAATCATGGACAGAATCAGATAGATAGGAGCGTCCTTATAATTCACAAGGTGGAGTTTGGAAGCCGAGGAACCTCTTCTATACATCATCGTACTAGCATGTGCCCCCTTTCGAGACGACGCAGATCGTTGGTTCTCTGCGCTAAGGAGACCTTGGAAACAAATAGAGAGCGGTACCACGCTCAGGACCATCCATTTATTTTTTGTGGAAGCTTTCACAACGATCGCCCTGGGAAGGtcagcccccctccccacctcTTAAAGCACAACTTGGATCCAGTGACAGTATGGCAGGATCTACTGAGCCAAGGTCGACGATACCGGAAAACACCAGGACGGCTTTCGACTCCCTGGAACGAGATCCCCAAGACCTCGATCAGGCGGCGCTCCCCGTCCCGTgagcgccggcgacgcccatGAGCCCAACAAGTGGTTCCTCGAGTTCTTCGAGGGCGACACCATTTGCCTGATCAAAGAACTCTTGGTCTCAAGCGAGCCCCTCCCTTTCCGGGAGCCGGCAAGACAAATATGCACTGATcacgacgacctcgacagTGCGTCTGGGGTACCGTCGTATCGTTCATCTGCCCAAACAGCAACGGCTACAAGGGAAAAGCCGCCGTACAGGGCTCGCAGGCCCGCATGGAGGAGAAGTGCGGGCCAAGCAAGATGGGCGGGTTATGACCAGGTTTCCAATGGACCCAGGAAGTGGACTGCAGGCTAGGCGGCGAAGTATGATCGTTGCTGCACCGCCGACTTCAATGTTGGATCCTGGGGAGTTGAGGTGTAAGCTGCGGCGCGTTGTGATTTCCAGAACCAACGTGACGCCGTCATTCTTGGCCAATATACCGCTTCCATGAGGTAAACACATAATAGAACACTTAGACGTCACAACGAGCATGATTTACATCTACCACAGCCCTCAATTGAATTTTAGCCATACTATAATATGGTTGTGTACAATGTCATACACGCGATGTAATCGCAATGCGACTCCTTCTCTGACAAAACGACCTGCAACGCAACTGTCCCACGCTTATTGGTAGTCGCTGTGGCCGGTCGGTCTCACTCCGTTCACTTCTCCAGGTTCTTTCTCCGAGCCGCCCTTGGACTTCTCCGAACCCCCCGAGGTCACGTTTTGCTTCGAGTTATCAGAGTCTCCGTTCTCGTCAAActtgacgacctcgatgTTGGTCGTCACGTTCCCCTTGGTCGCGCGGCTGTACGGACACACCTCCTTAGCCTTGTCGACCACCTTCTGCACCTCGTCGTTGCTCAAGCCCTTGACGCGGACCTTCATTTCCACACGCAGGCCCATATCCAGCCTCTTcatgtcgccgacgaggtggacCGTCGTCTCGACGACCGAGTCCTCGGACTTCTTGGGCATCTGGATCTTcatgctcgccgccgaggcgtTCATGGCGCTCTGGAAACACGCGCCGTAGCCTGCGGCGAAGAGCTCTTCCGGGTTcgtcttgcccttgtcgCCGGGCCCGCCGAGCGCCTTGGCCATGGTGAGGTccacgacgaggtcgtcgccTTGGACGTGTCCCGTGCGCGCGCCGATGACCTTTGCGGACGCGCTGTAGAGGACGGGCGCGGTGTCAGTGTTGATGAGACGCTTCTGTATGGTGATGCGAGCTGGCTTTGGCGCAGCTCTTGAAAGCAACTGGGGTACGCGCTGTGCGAGTCTAATCGTACGGAGTGAGGACGCCATGATGGTGAGTGATTCTTTTGATAACTTTTGGGATGCACAAATCAAATTAGGTGATTGTAGTTGTGGTGATTTGGAAATGTGATTGGAAGCAAAAGCACACAAGTAAACAATACAAACGCTGTTGAGACTTATAACCAGAGATCGgagctaggtaggtagttatGGATCGCCCACGAATGTACCGGTCACAGTGACGTAAAGCACCTCAGCCCCTTGAGCTATGGTTATGCAGCTGAGTCAGCCATGTATTTACTGCCAACATTTCCAACACAAGAATTGGAAGGTTTGGTTTTGATCTGTTCCGAAATGTTTGCTCTTGTTTGAAAGAAACGTCCAAGTGATTTGGATGGGCGCCGAGTTGAAAATGGGGAAGCCGAaaggtgatgatgatgatgtctgCAGGGACCCAGCGTGAAGTACTGCTGGCCCCCCTAGATAGAATCAAGAGCTCGCCAGGAAATAACAACATGGCTtccaaagaagaagaaaaaaaactGCCTGGTTATCAAGTTCACTTATTGAAACCGTGGGGCATTCTCATCCCGATTCTTCCCAGCCTATGACTTCAACCATCTACACGCAGCTTGAGTGGGAAGACTTACACGACGAACTGGAGGTGAAATGTATGGTATTTGAACCAGTAGCTCTAGCAACATATTCGAAAAAATGACAGCGAGATGAGAAATTTGGGTGACGGAAGGCTTACAGTTTGCTGATGACTGATGGACTACTGCGTGCTCGTCGAGAGGCCGGACCCTCTATTAAGCCCGAAAACCATGTTGATTGCGACGCCAATTCATCATGGCTTACTTCTGGAGTGAGTGATGTTAGTGGGAACGAAATTGTGTCAAAAAGCGCCAAAACAAACGTCGACCTTCGAATACCCGTAAACCCATATTTGTGGCCTCATGAAATTAAACACCACCTTCACTTAGAAGCACACTCACCCACCTCCGCTCATCTTGTTACTCCTCTCGTCAACCCCTTCCTTCTTCTAATCCTTCCTACAAACTCCATCACCACAACCCTCACCCCCAATAATCCTCGGCAGACACCACCCCCTGGCATCTCTCTCGGTCACTCTCTCCCCGAACACCACAatcccgccctcctcctcccgttGCTCCATGGCCCTCCCCACGAGCGCCAGCGCcccgtcatcgccgagcAACACCCCGGCCACTCTCCCCATGGGAACCCAATCCCCCGCGTCCTCCCCAGTAAtgatcctcctcgccgaacCCGGCCTGCGGATCAGGCACACCCGCCCGAGCCGCCTGCACCGCCCGCacggtgccgacggcgtcacCCTGGTGAACGTGCATGGCGTGCCCGCGAGCGTGCAGTGAAGGCACTTGCCCGGTGTGTGGTCGCGGAAGTAGACTGGGGGCAGTCTGGCCCGGGCTGCGGCGAGTTCGGCGTCGGTTCTTGGGAGGGCGGGGAGACCGTCGACGTATCGCAGTTTCGACGGCTGGGCTAGCGGCCTGGCCCTGGAACGCGGAGGTGAAAAACGAATGGGCTTTGGATGCAAGGCTTTGAAAGGGGGGTCATGatggaggatggagaggtCTTTGGGCCCACTTACCAGAGGAGACCTCGCGGGGCTGGTGTCCGGCTCAGAGAGAGTCTCATCGGTGTTTTTGTTATCTTGAGAATTCGTCTGGCTGGCAACATACAGGAGGGTGGAGCGGCCACCGACTTTTTGAGCTACAGACGCGTCGCCGGTCCCGAGAGcgttcgaggtcgacatcTCAAGGCTACGTACCACTAGTGACTATGTCTTGAAAGTTGGCGATGCCAACATAAACATGCTGCATCGTCAAGGCGCTTTCTCCCGAGGCGATCGGAAGCTATGTATACTTGGGACACCGAAATAAGTCAAATACTGACAATCTCACTCGGACAAACGCATCGCAGTTCGCGAACACTATCCATTGTTGACAAGCTCCTTCATACGCGCAACTCCTTTCACGGGAATGCTTCACAAAGGTACGATGAAGCGCAGACCATGTAATGAAAACACCACAGGACCATTGTTCTAACATGTCTTTGATCTGGGGGTCCGATGTCCCGAGGCTTGGCAAAATAATATAGTCCCATCTTCCATCCCATACACCGCTACCTGTCTTGCAATCCGACATCTCGAGATTCAATTTAAAAAACCCAGCACCAGAATGTTTCGTACCATCCTACGTTTCTTCATGCCTACGCGTTCTCTCTGTAGACCACAAATGGCTTTTTGTCCATTCTGCACAGgagacgacgccgtcctcgagccGCGCAAGACACAAGCATGCACTTCAAAAAAGGGTGGATGGGGATAGCTAGATGAGCAACAGGCTTACTCTTCTATTGCGCGGCCAGGTAGATTTCAGACCAAGGCATCTGCCACTGTGGTACATGTCGATGATTGAATGATTTCTCAGTATTGACTCAACTAAAGCAAAGCGAAACTCTTGCGTTTCCGCCAGGAATACCGCAAAGGGTATTATTGCCCAACACTCATTCATTCGTGTCCAAGCCATGATGGACATGATGTCCATCGCCATAATCACATGGCCATCCCGGTGCAATGAAAAGAAGACAATGAAAGCCAAGCTGCAATGCCGGTCCAAGGTCCTGTGATAGCCCTTCCTCGCACTTGTGCGGGCTCCCCAAAAACAGCGAATTCGCGCAGCCACACGGCGGCTAGTAGATTCCGGGCCTCGATTCCCTGACGCCAATAAGAGCGGGAAGGCATAAATGAAAGATAAACACGCGAAGCCCTAAACATGCCGGTTACCCTTTCCCCAACGCCGATGAATGAAAAATAATGATGAGTATCTCATGCCGTACCCCCCGACTCGGGTCGTCAAGAAAACAATTCTTCGAATGGCCAAGGCATCCGAAGTCTGAAACAAAACGCAAGTGATCGTAGCCGTGAGGCTTTGTTGTTTTGATTTTTTTCATTCCGTAAAACGTGAGCCAAACTCTCTTTTGAGCAAACTTTTTCCAGGTTCACGAGGCATACGACGGCACGCTACGGGGCGTCACATCGCCGCTACGCTTGCGCGCTGGAAGCTGCGCAACCTGCTGCGATCTAGATGCCTCAGCAATCATGGCCATCTTTTTGCGGACAGTCGATAGACGAGCGGTTATCATCTGGATCACTACATGAATGTTAGCATCGGCAGATCAATGCCTCAAGAGGTTTCGCGCGAGACTTACTTCGATTGACAACCTGTTGATCATCGCTGGTCAGATCGCTCGAGATCTCTTCGCGTGAAAGGTCTTTGCCTGAGCTCGAGTAACGCCTCTTGACCGTGTCCTCATCGTTGTCCAAGACAGCCTCAAGCATGCGAATGGCTGTGACGTAGTAGGTAACGCAACCCTCAAGGTTCTCGTTTGTGATTTCGTCAATGGCCGCCGTTCGGCTCATCTCCAAGGCTCGATCGTACATCAGCTTCTCGGCACTAATGCCTGGCGTAAGATAAACCTCCTTGGCGCCTGGTGTTGCCAAgttggccgactcgccgCAGTGGTTACTCGGGTGACTGGGGTGGTCAATCGAAAGCTTCTTCTGGGCAGCGATGAGCTTCAAGCGGACGACCTCGGTCTTCTCCAACACTTCATTGAAGCGACTTCGTACCCACTGCACGGTCGAGTTGATCCGTTGAGCGAGGCCTTCTTTGGATACTTCGGCCGCGGATGCTCCTGTTGCGTCGCCGCGCGTTTTCTGTGTCCACCACAGACTTGCGACATCCATGGCCCTAGCTAGCAGAGTCAATGCTTTGACGTAAAGAACCAAAGCCTCCTCCGAAAGAGAAACTTGGGCGTCGGGGGTGAGatcgtcctcgtctccaGTGACTTGATCGGCAGGCATGCCGCCTAGTCCGTGCTCCATCGATGGCGAGAGAGGGAATAGCTGCTTGTATTTGACTTCGGCAAAGCCATAGACACAGTCACTCCGGTGCGCAAAATCCTGAATGAGCTTGACGGCTCGCgcgtcttcatcggcggGGGCGCTTTCCTTGCCGTCACCAATGAGCCCGACGGGGGCTGACGGCGTCGGGTAGGCAGGGAACGGGCTGTAGAGAGGCGGAGACGCCCCCTTTGCACCTAGCACATGCTGTGGGACCTTGAACCCGAACAGACGCACGCTGGCATCGGAGATGGCCTTTGCGATAAACCCCTGGGTGGTCGGACTTGCAGAGAAATTCTTGCTATCGTACGAATCGCGATGTTCATGGCCGGAACGTCCCTTGCCCTGGGCAATCTGGACTGcgttggagggttgcacACGCCCGGCACCCGTCGTGGAATTAGGGGGACCTTGTTGTGTTGCTCGACGAATCATCTGACCGGTCTTGGGCGATAAAGAGGTAAGGCGGGGGTTGGCTGCCATTTCGTCGGCGAAAGCGTTCACCTCTACATGTttcttctcgacgacgacgtaATCTCGCTCGAATGCGACGTCTTGAGCAGCCTTTTCTTGCTCTGTGACGCTCCGCTCCGTGACGGCACGGAGCTTGTTTCTCGGCGAGTTATCGTTGAGGTACGAAGTCGGTGGTGAAGCAGAGGCTCGTGCAGAGGGTCGGTTGAGAGACGCGTTGGAGAGTCTATGAGGCCGGCTGGGCGCCGAAGTGGAGGGCTCAGGCAGCGGGGGACGTCGAATTCCGAGTCCCTCTCCGTTATCTTGTCCTGGCGAGTGCCCCGCACGTGCTGTAGCGTCAGAGGCAGTCTGTTGAGTTCGAGCTTCAATCGGGCTGGGCAGCTGCGGTGATCTCAAAGGTTTCTCCCGAGGCGACTTTGCCGTCTCAACTTGCTCACGAACAGCTTCGTTTTCAGCTTGTCGACGAAGGGACAGCCGGCGAGACAATGATGATGTAGAGTCGGAGCGGCCAAGAGATCGCAAATCGCGGGAGGCCTTGGGTTCCGGCTTGGGAGGAGCATCATCCTCGACCGTGCCGGGGATCAGATCGGTCAAGATTGGGTCATTGAAGAAGTCTTCAAACCTCATGCGCTCAACGGGGTTTCGTGTAAGGAGTTTGCTGATAAGCTTTACCAGCTCTTTACTGACCACAAGCTCCTTCGGATATTTCACCCTatcctcggcggcttcgaTCTTACGCAGAAGCTCAACGTGGTTTCGGGCGCGGAAGGGCGGACGACCAGTAATCATCTCGTACAAAACCGTCCCGACAGACCAGAGATCGGCCTTGGCGTCGTAACGCTCGTAACGAAGAATCTCGGGTGCCATGTAAAGGGGCGATCCGCAGAGGGTATCAGCGAGAGAGGTTGATGGCAGGACGCGAGCGAAACCAAAGTCGGCAAGCTTCAACAtcgggagggaggcgaggccggcgttCGGGATCAACGAATCTTGGCTGCCAGTCAAGATCGGACGCGAGTGTGCCTCCCTAAACCTTGGCGAAGGCAAAAGGAGAAGGTTCTGAGGCTTGACGTCTCGGTGTACGTAATTTTTCTCGCGCAGAAACTTCAAGGCACTcccaagctgctggagaAAATGGCGAGTGACGACCTCGTGAAGACCCGAGTTAGGGGTGACGGGGTACTTCCTCGCCATCTCGTGGGTAGCGGGGTTGGTGCTGAGCTTGTCCCTCTTCTTAATGAACAAGGACAAGTCGCCGAGCTCGCAATACTCCATGACGAGGTTGATGTGTGTGGCCGATTCGACACAGTCGTGCAGGGCGACGATGTGGGGGTGACGAAGGGTCTTAAGGATTTGGATCTCGCCGTACAAATTCTCTCTAAGCTTGTTGTTGAGGCGTCCCATTTCCACAGATTTAATCGCCACAGTTGCCTTGGAACTCTGTCATGATGGATCAGCATTTCGTGAACGACGCAAACGCATAGCGGAGTCACAACAGCTCAAGTAGGCGACAGCAAAACACAGGCCAGGAGCAAGCAGTAATAACAAATGCCTAGCGTGGAGGGAAGTGGCTCTCGAGAGAAGACGTTACGGGTGGGGGAGCTTGCGAACCTTGTGGTAGCCGCTGTAAACCTGGGCAAAGCTGCCCTTGCCGATTTCACCTCCGATGACAAAGTCCCCAATAGAAGCATCGCCTTCGCGTCGCCTCcgtgaggaggaggatgttGGGAGCCGCTCCGCCATGTCTTCCGCCTGTGAGGTTGTCTAGAACAGGTGCGATATCGGTGGCAGTCGAGTCCAGGCCGTGGGCCTATTCTATTCGAAAGACGTCGGCGACCTGCGGTGTCGTCATGTACACGTCCGAGGTCGTGAAagagaggatgatgcagatGGGTTTGGTTGAtgaaaggagaaggaagagtTCAGCGCGAAGAAGCAGAGACGAGGCGGGTAGGTAGAGCTTCGGGTAGCAGCCTGAACCCTGGGATTGTTGTTTCGGTAGGCAGAGAGACGGTAAACTAGGCGGCAGGCAGCTATCCGATAGGTCGGAGACGCACAAGCACAGTGTGATGATGCAGAATGGAAGGGCCGTCGTGACGTCCGTGTGCGAGTGTAGAATGGCCGTCTAGTGTGCAGACGACGCGATCGGGAGAGAAGCGAAAGTCGACCGAAGTCAAAGGCGGGCAAGGATGGGTATATCGGTTTGTCGAGCTGAGAGCGAGCGGTGATcggaggggtggggggaaggGTGGGAGGCGCGGAAGGGTCGAGAGAGGTGTGACTAATACGGGTGGGCGATGAGCGTTGGAAATCAAGCCAAGCAGTCGAGGTACCAGCCGTTTGAGGCTCTCGTAGTAGGCATGCGGGAGAGTTTGGCAGAGTTGGAGAGAGAATGTACCTTTGCAGGACAAGAGTCAGGCAAGATCCAAGGTCAAGCCAATGACTCGGAGCTCTCGAGACTGTGACGTTTGTACTCGGCAAGTACCCTGGCTGACAGACGATTGTAGGAGAGGCAAACGGCGGTACCAACGGTGTGTGTGGGATGTAACGTATATACTCGGTATACGCACAGGTCTcggagaagatgatggcggGGGTGCAGAGAAGTCGAGGAAGGTCGTGGGTGGTGGGAAAGCAAAGGAGACGGGAGGAGCAAGGAGCTGCAAACGGGAGAGAaaaatagagagagaaagagagagagggagagagagcgaagtcgaggttggcgacagaagaggaagaagggcaGTTCGGGATGGGGGGATGGGCAAGCGACGTAGAAGAAGGTCGAGCGATGCGCCGAAGGAGAGAATCGAGTGACAGAGAGACAAGTCGGGAGTGACGAGGACGGATGGGGCGCAAAGTGGATAAGGGCGATTAGATAGGGAGGTGGTTGCAAGGCCGCCGTGGTCGTGGTGTGCGCGTGGTTGATGCGATAAAGGGTACCTAGCTCATGGTGTGCGGCGCAGCGATAGCGCCAGTTGGCATGGGTGATAGGCGATAGGTGGTGATTGTTCTTTTGGTTCTTTGCTTTTGGGGTTTCTGGAGACGGGCAACCGGGGGTGATCTGGGCCTGAGCAAGATGATCAACAAGATAATGTCTTGGATGCGGTCCCAGGGGCGCTTGGTCAAGCTCCTGATACGGGATGTAGAAGATGCCTTGACGCCCTGATGCCCCGATGCCctgtggtggtgggtggatTCTGGTGGATGCGGCGCGATGCTgcaggtaggtacctagatGCCTAGGATAGGAGGACAGGCTTAGGATGTTCTGTACTCTCACACAAACGCAGACACCTGTGGGGCGAGCACTACCTGCGCAGTCAGATTGGTTGTGAGGTgcttgatgatgatgatgatgatgttgttgttgttattgtcAATAGTTGATAGTGCCAGATGTGTAGGGCCATAGAGCACAATCCAAATCCAAAAGAAGGgaacgagaacgaggacACCCAACAATCAGAAGAAGGGTCGAATCTTGGACAAACATTAGCAGTAGCCGCCCCCCTCAAATTAGACCTGGGCGGGTGACCTGAGGACGTGCAGTCGGGGGGGATGGGCTCGTGATGCGGTGCGATGCCCTGTCTGGCAAGTGGTGGAGCTCTTTCCCCCAGGCGTGCGAGTGTGCACCTTGCTGCGGCGCTGGGACAGGAGGTACGTACCCTTTCTGTGTGCCTGTCCGCCCACactcttcttctcccctctGACCTCTCACACACATCGGTACGGCACTACATGCCGTTCCGGAACGCCTAGCCAATGCAGGTGCATCGCGACCGATCCCCGCTCGTATCCTCGTGGTCACTGGCTGACTGGCCAGGGGTCTTTTCTGTGGTGGGACGGGGATGTCATTGGAGAGGGATACCTTGTCTATACCCGTCCGGTCTCGGTCGCTCAAGGGCCAAGGAGGGGACAAGCGAGGATGTGGGGAGCAGACACACGCAGAGGGCGAATGGGGGACTGGGCCGAGTAGGGGTATTGGCTGTCGTCGCAGTCAAATGCCATCATGGCGCGATAAGGCTCATGTATCACGATAAGACTAGGCACGACAAGCACCAAGCACCGAGCACCAAGCACCACCAAGAATGCCTGTGCCGCCTTCACCGCCCACCGTCCATCCGCCCGTATCTTTCACCCCTTCCCACTATCGCCCTCTCATCAGACCTCGAAGCAACAAAAGGGCCAATACACCAAACAGCACGACTGCCGGGGGAGAGGAAAAAAAGGTATACCGTTTGGGTGTTTGCATCTCGTCCCTTTCCCCACCACTCACCCCCCTTGGCTTTGCTTTTCTCCCCACTCGCCGAACTCGCCTAACTTCCGTGTTTGGGAAAGCGGCAGACAACGCAGCATCTCCCTTCCAGGCACTGGGCCGTCACCGACTCACTGCCATGAATCTTTGACTCTACTAAGTGCCACTGTCCACAAGTATTGTTTTGGATCCACGGTGCCCATGACATATCCGTACCTTTTCCAAGtctgttctctctctc
The genomic region above belongs to Colletotrichum higginsianum IMI 349063 chromosome 2, whole genome shotgun sequence and contains:
- a CDS encoding Serine threonine protein kinase; this encodes MSWKEMNLWMRLPRHPNIVPFDRVVVDEMKGRVVGFTSSYVPGGNLEENKSRVFRLKWLRQLIDVVDDLNLEYGIAHQDIAPRNLLVDESTDSVMLFDFNFAARINHPSSPGEGESYLEDRNDIKGVIFTAYEIITQDNSLRSMPHEDQNLDSLGGEWVKHSEVKLDHPVAAYKLMMQEWQERRAADLRPVNPRDFPRAIDWPSRAKPPQETISLKNTQGQLSQITFEKWYERRQDVLDRGDKVLNWERLPQRLLDSGIRVLSSGEVINC
- a CDS encoding Organic hydroperoxide resistance protein → MASSLRTIRLAQRVPQLLSRAAPKPARITIQKRLINTDTAPVLYSASAKVIGARTGHVQGDDLVVDLTMAKALGGPGDKGKTNPEELFAAGYGACFQSAMNASAASMKIQMPKKSEDSVVETTVHLVGDMKRLDMGLRVEMKVRVKGLSNDEVQKVVDKAKEVCPYSRATKGNVTTNIEVVKFDENGDSDNSKQNVTSGGSEKSKGGSEKEPGEVNGVRPTGHSDYQ
- a CDS encoding Serine/threonine-protein kinase ATG1: MAERLPTSSSSRRRREGDASIGDFVIGGEIGKGSFAQVYSGYHKSSKATVAIKSVEMGRLNNKLRENLYGEIQILKTLRHPHIVALHDCVESATHINLVMEYCELGDLSLFIKKRDKLSTNPATHEMARKYPVTPNSGLHEVVTRHFLQQLGSALKFLREKNYVHRDVKPQNLLLLPSPRFREAHSRPILTGSQDSLIPNAGLASLPMLKLADFGFARVLPSTSLADTLCGSPLYMAPEILRYERYDAKADLWSVGTVLYEMITGRPPFRARNHVELLRKIEAAEDRVKYPKELVVSKELVKLISKLLTRNPVERMRFEDFFNDPILTDLIPGTVEDDAPPKPEPKASRDLRSLGRSDSTSSLSRRLSLRRQAENEAVREQVETAKSPREKPLRSPQLPSPIEARTQQTASDATARAGHSPGQDNGEGLGIRRPPLPEPSTSAPSRPHRLSNASLNRPSARASASPPTSYLNDNSPRNKLRAVTERSVTEQEKAAQDVAFERDYVVVEKKHVEVNAFADEMAANPRLTSLSPKTGQMIRRATQQGPPNSTTGAGRVQPSNAVQIAQGKGRSGHEHRDSYDSKNFSASPTTQGFIAKAISDASVRLFGFKVPQHVLGAKGASPPLYSPFPAYPTPSAPVGLIGDGKESAPADEDARAVKLIQDFAHRSDCVYGFAEVKYKQLFPLSPSMEHGLGGMPADQVTGDEDDLTPDAQVSLSEEALVLYVKALTLLARAMDVASLWWTQKTRGDATGASAAEVSKEGLAQRINSTVQWVRSRFNEVLEKTEVVRLKLIAAQKKLSIDHPSHPSNHCGESANLATPGAKEVYLTPGISAEKLMYDRALEMSRTAAIDEITNENLEGCVTYYVTAIRMLEAVLDNDEDTVKRRYSSSGKDLSREEISSDLTSDDQQVVNRMIQMITARLSTVRKKMAMIAEASRSQQVAQLPARKRSGDVTPRSVPSYAS